One region of Pyramidobacter sp. YE332 genomic DNA includes:
- a CDS encoding YgeY family selenium metabolism-linked hydrolase — protein MIAQKFWNETHRRDLLDFYVAAVKTRSYSDQEGELAQKLLAKMKELGYDEAYVDAAGNVCGRVGCGGRVIHFDSHMDTVLAENADEWKHPPFAGEIEDGMLYGRGAVDMKGGLTASICAAGAAKKLGLLEGKTVWVTGSVCEEYCDGVCLEHFYRDSGVRPDFCVICEPSDNVITLGHTGKVQARLVTHGVSAHGSAPEKGVNAVYEMAEIIQRVEALNAALRENGGGTIVLSHISCQTASLNAVPNRCEIYLDRRLRLGETTAQVATELAALAAGKRASVEPGTLIHTSWNGARLVYRPEHDPWKIGENHPLTLACNAAYEKTFGEAPARYDFWDFGTNAVVPVAMGVPTIGFGPGEYKLAHMTDERCALAKVEEACCFYTHLIETL, from the coding sequence ATGATCGCTCAGAAATTCTGGAACGAAACGCACCGCCGCGACCTGCTGGATTTTTACGTCGCGGCCGTGAAAACGCGCAGCTATTCCGATCAGGAGGGCGAACTGGCGCAGAAACTCCTCGCCAAAATGAAGGAACTGGGGTATGACGAAGCCTACGTCGACGCCGCGGGCAACGTTTGCGGCCGCGTCGGCTGCGGCGGCAGGGTGATCCACTTCGATTCGCACATGGACACCGTGCTGGCCGAGAACGCAGACGAATGGAAGCATCCGCCCTTTGCCGGCGAGATCGAGGACGGCATGCTCTACGGCCGCGGCGCCGTGGACATGAAAGGCGGCCTGACCGCGTCGATCTGCGCGGCGGGAGCGGCGAAAAAGCTTGGCCTGCTCGAAGGCAAGACCGTCTGGGTGACAGGCTCCGTCTGCGAGGAGTACTGCGACGGCGTCTGCCTCGAACATTTTTACCGCGACAGCGGCGTCAGACCCGACTTCTGCGTGATCTGCGAGCCGTCCGACAACGTGATCACGCTCGGGCACACCGGCAAAGTGCAGGCGCGCCTCGTCACGCACGGCGTTTCGGCGCACGGCTCGGCGCCCGAAAAGGGCGTCAACGCCGTCTACGAGATGGCGGAGATCATCCAGCGCGTCGAAGCCCTCAACGCCGCACTGCGCGAGAACGGCGGCGGCACCATCGTGCTGTCGCACATCTCCTGCCAGACGGCGTCGTTGAACGCCGTGCCCAACCGCTGCGAGATCTATCTCGACCGGCGCCTGCGCCTCGGCGAGACCACCGCGCAGGTCGCGACGGAACTGGCGGCGCTGGCCGCCGGCAAACGAGCTTCCGTCGAACCCGGCACGCTGATCCACACCAGCTGGAACGGAGCGCGGCTCGTCTATCGGCCCGAGCACGATCCCTGGAAGATCGGCGAGAACCATCCACTCACGCTCGCCTGTAACGCCGCGTATGAAAAGACGTTCGGCGAAGCGCCCGCCCGCTACGACTTCTGGGATTTTGGCACCAACGCCGTCGTTCCCGTGGCGATGGGCGTGCCTACGATCGGCTTCGGTCCCGGCGAATACAAGCTGGCGCACATGACCGACGAACGCTGCGCTCTCGCAAAAGTCGAAGAGGCGTGCTGCTTCTATACCCATCTGATCGAGACGCTCTGA
- a CDS encoding ATP-binding cassette domain-containing protein, with amino-acid sequence MAKYEIVGLRKSFALGGEKLPVLRGLDLTLEDGDFVVVAGRSGCGKTTLLRILAGLESYEGEVRAPERARVGMVFQEPRLMPWLNVYDNVAFGVEKPERARIMELIRAVRLDGFENVRPAQLSGGMQHRAALARALALDPGVLLMDEPFAALDYFTRMTMQELLVELYQRTGVTVVFVTHSIDEALLLGRRIVVLDRGVIDARYDLGSLPYPRDLSLPEVGRLRREILARIMNQTLNRKEGKR; translated from the coding sequence TTGGCTAAGTACGAGATCGTCGGTCTGCGCAAAAGCTTCGCCCTCGGCGGCGAAAAGCTGCCCGTGCTGCGCGGGCTGGACCTGACGCTGGAAGACGGGGACTTCGTGGTCGTGGCCGGCCGCAGCGGCTGCGGCAAGACCACGCTGCTGCGCATCCTCGCCGGGCTGGAGTCCTACGAGGGCGAGGTGCGCGCCCCGGAGCGCGCCCGCGTCGGCATGGTCTTTCAGGAGCCGCGCCTGATGCCGTGGCTGAACGTGTACGACAACGTGGCCTTCGGCGTCGAAAAGCCCGAAAGGGCGCGCATCATGGAGCTGATCCGCGCCGTTCGCCTCGACGGCTTCGAGAACGTCAGGCCGGCGCAGCTTTCCGGCGGCATGCAGCACCGCGCCGCGCTGGCCCGCGCGCTGGCGCTCGACCCCGGCGTGCTGCTCATGGACGAACCGTTCGCGGCGCTCGACTACTTTACGCGCATGACCATGCAGGAACTGCTCGTCGAACTGTACCAACGCACCGGCGTCACCGTGGTTTTCGTCACTCACAGCATCGACGAGGCGCTGCTGCTCGGGCGCCGGATCGTCGTCCTCGACCGCGGCGTCATCGACGCTCGCTACGACCTCGGCTCACTGCCCTATCCGCGCGATCTTTCGCTGCCCGAAGTGGGCAGGCTGCGCCGGGAGATTCTCGCGCGCATCATGAATCAGACTCTTAACAGGAAAGAGGGGAAAAGATGA
- a CDS encoding CTP synthase, with product MAKYVFVTGGVVSSLGKGITAASLGMLLKQRGLNVGILKMDPYLNVDAGTMSPFQHGEVFVTDDGAETDLDLGHYERFIDENLSGANSCTSGKVYLSVITNERRGDYDGRTVQVIPHVTDEILRRITALGAACDVLISEIGGTVGDIEGQPFLEAIRQLPARVGKGNVLYCHVTLLPYIGASGELKTKPTQHSVNELRRLGIQPDVIVCRSPLPVTAETREKIALFCSVPPQNVIEERDADTIYRVPEVLRAQNFDALVLRCLGLDGAKEPDRSDWSQFLRRRDAAAQTVTIALVGKYTENRDAYLSVNEALSHAAIANGAAVTIVPVDSETLTPENVDETLACADGILVPGGFGARGIPGKILAARFARVHDVPYLGICLGMQVAAIEFARGVLGLAEADSCEFNPDTPDPVIHLMETQKGVVVRGGTMRLGAYPCDLVAGSKARDEIYRVAAVSERHRHRFEFNERYRARYEAAGMKVAGVCPSGGQVEIMENVDCRWFVGVQFHPEFKSRPVRPHPLFASFIAAAMKKQPAAE from the coding sequence ATGGCAAAATACGTTTTCGTCACCGGCGGCGTCGTTTCGTCGCTCGGCAAGGGCATCACCGCGGCCTCATTGGGCATGCTGCTGAAACAGCGCGGCTTGAACGTCGGCATCCTCAAGATGGATCCCTATCTGAACGTGGACGCGGGGACCATGAGCCCGTTCCAGCACGGCGAGGTGTTCGTCACCGACGACGGCGCCGAGACCGACCTCGACCTCGGCCACTACGAACGCTTCATCGACGAAAACCTGAGCGGCGCCAACAGCTGCACTTCCGGCAAGGTCTACCTGTCGGTCATCACCAACGAGCGCCGCGGCGATTACGACGGCCGCACCGTACAGGTCATTCCCCACGTCACCGACGAGATCCTGCGCCGCATCACCGCGCTCGGCGCCGCGTGCGACGTGCTCATCTCCGAAATCGGCGGCACCGTCGGCGACATCGAGGGGCAGCCCTTTCTCGAAGCCATCCGTCAGCTGCCCGCGCGCGTCGGCAAGGGCAACGTTTTGTACTGCCACGTGACGCTGCTGCCCTACATCGGCGCCTCCGGCGAGCTGAAGACCAAGCCCACCCAGCACAGCGTCAACGAGCTGCGCCGTCTCGGCATCCAGCCCGACGTCATCGTCTGCCGCTCGCCCCTGCCCGTCACGGCGGAGACGCGCGAGAAGATCGCCCTGTTCTGCTCCGTGCCGCCGCAGAACGTTATCGAGGAGCGCGACGCCGACACGATCTACCGCGTGCCGGAGGTACTCCGCGCCCAAAACTTCGACGCGCTCGTGCTGCGTTGTCTCGGGCTCGACGGCGCGAAGGAGCCCGACCGGAGCGACTGGAGCCAGTTCCTGAGGAGGCGCGACGCCGCCGCCCAAACCGTGACCATTGCGCTCGTCGGCAAGTACACCGAGAACAGGGACGCCTATCTGAGCGTCAACGAAGCGCTGTCCCACGCGGCCATCGCCAACGGCGCCGCCGTCACGATCGTTCCCGTCGACTCGGAAACGCTGACGCCCGAAAACGTGGACGAGACGCTGGCCTGCGCCGACGGCATCCTCGTGCCCGGCGGCTTCGGCGCCCGCGGCATCCCCGGCAAGATCCTCGCCGCCCGCTTCGCCCGCGTGCACGACGTGCCTTACCTCGGCATCTGTCTGGGCATGCAGGTCGCCGCCATCGAGTTCGCCCGCGGCGTGCTGGGCCTCGCCGAAGCCGACAGCTGCGAGTTCAACCCCGACACTCCCGATCCCGTGATCCACCTTATGGAGACTCAAAAGGGCGTCGTCGTGCGGGGCGGCACCATGCGCCTCGGCGCGTATCCCTGCGATCTCGTCGCCGGTTCCAAGGCGCGGGACGAAATCTATCGCGTCGCCGCCGTCAGCGAACGCCACCGTCACCGCTTCGAGTTCAACGAGCGCTATCGCGCCCGTTACGAAGCCGCCGGCATGAAAGTGGCCGGCGTCTGTCCAAGCGGCGGACAGGTGGAGATCATGGAGAACGTCGATTGCCGCTGGTTCGTGGGCGTGCAGTTCCACCCCGAGTTCAAATCCCGCCCCGTCCGTCCCCATCCGCTGTTCGCGTCCTTCATCGCCGCGGCGATGAAAAAACAGCCCGCCGCGGAGTGA
- a CDS encoding NrtA/SsuA/CpmA family ABC transporter substrate-binding protein → MNGRLKECAAALLLALASLPARADGKIAVTYITPPLNVPSMVEKRLGLFAKHFGQPVEYVVLRNGPEQAHALAAGDVQFLPAAGSTNVFLSAASGAPFRILGIFARSPRSFKILAPKDSPLARPEDLRGRTVAGPRGTILHELLALWLAEAGMTVKDVEFVSMNVPAAAAALAAGRVDAALVTGVPAWRMARDGYTVLRDGDGLVGGEVLSVTTEAMLRDHPDLVEKFLAARRETLRWIADHRGEAVRIAAEELDLSREDVEAQLPLYDFSMEITPADAAGLQRTVDFMAAQGMMERAVDVRSLFAAPQP, encoded by the coding sequence ATGAACGGACGTCTGAAAGAATGTGCCGCCGCGCTGCTGCTGGCGCTTGCCTCCCTGCCCGCGCGCGCTGACGGCAAGATCGCCGTAACCTACATCACGCCGCCGCTCAACGTCCCCTCCATGGTCGAGAAACGCCTCGGACTGTTCGCAAAGCATTTCGGCCAGCCCGTGGAATACGTCGTCCTCAGGAACGGGCCCGAGCAGGCCCACGCTCTCGCCGCCGGCGACGTTCAGTTCCTGCCCGCGGCCGGCTCCACCAACGTCTTCCTGTCGGCGGCCAGCGGCGCGCCGTTCAGGATCCTCGGCATCTTCGCGCGCTCGCCGCGGAGTTTCAAGATCCTCGCGCCCAAGGATTCGCCGCTGGCGCGTCCCGAAGATTTGCGCGGCAGAACCGTCGCCGGGCCGCGCGGCACCATCCTGCACGAACTGCTCGCCCTCTGGCTGGCCGAAGCCGGCATGACCGTCAAAGACGTGGAATTCGTCTCCATGAACGTGCCCGCGGCGGCGGCCGCTCTCGCCGCCGGCAGGGTCGACGCCGCGCTCGTCACCGGCGTGCCGGCCTGGCGGATGGCCCGCGACGGCTACACGGTGCTGCGCGACGGTGACGGGCTGGTCGGCGGCGAAGTGCTTTCCGTCACCACGGAAGCGATGCTGCGCGACCATCCCGACCTGGTGGAAAAATTCCTCGCCGCCCGTCGCGAGACGCTGCGATGGATCGCCGATCATCGCGGCGAGGCCGTGCGCATCGCCGCCGAGGAACTGGACCTGAGCCGCGAAGACGTGGAAGCGCAGCTGCCGCTCTACGATTTCTCCATGGAGATCACTCCCGCCGACGCCGCGGGACTGCAGCGCACCGTCGACTTCATGGCCGCGCAGGGCATGATGGAGCGTGCCGTCGACGTGCGCAGCCTGTTCGCCGCGCCGCAGCCGTAA
- a CDS encoding metalloregulator ArsR/SmtB family transcription factor translates to MDHLVLFKALADGTRLKIVRLLLEHRRCVRALARELDLSEAAVSQHLKVLREAGIVIGQRRGYFMHYDVDRRTLQDLAREIGDQAAAVERTCPPDERNRQNAGARCRSDFSTAGERETKEERQ, encoded by the coding sequence ATGGATCATCTGGTTCTTTTCAAAGCGCTTGCGGATGGGACGCGCCTGAAAATCGTCAGGCTGCTGCTCGAACATCGCCGTTGCGTACGCGCGCTGGCCCGCGAGCTGGATCTTTCCGAAGCCGCCGTATCCCAGCATCTGAAAGTGCTGCGGGAGGCCGGCATCGTCATCGGACAGAGGCGGGGATATTTTATGCATTACGACGTCGATCGTCGGACCCTTCAAGATCTGGCCCGGGAAATCGGAGACCAGGCCGCCGCCGTCGAACGGACGTGCCCGCCCGACGAACGGAACCGCCAAAACGCGGGCGCTCGTTGTCGATCGGACTTTTCAACTGCCGGCGAGCGCGAGACGAAGGAGGAGAGACAATGA
- a CDS encoding DJ-1/PfpI family protein has translation MKKICMYLCEAMADWEHGYALQGLSLQKMLPEKKYELLTVSNSKNPVHTAGGLTIVPDAALKEINGNSVSALLLIGGDAWLKEEQKEALDLAAALVEKNAVVAAICGATLGLAERGILNDREHTSNSPSFLSGLAKNYGGLAHYRHVPAVCDGNLITAGSAGSLLWARYIIERLGLYSPATVSAWYDYFSTGEPEYFAALMKSFER, from the coding sequence ATGAAAAAAATATGCATGTATTTATGCGAGGCAATGGCGGACTGGGAGCACGGTTATGCGCTGCAGGGGCTGTCGCTGCAGAAGATGCTGCCCGAGAAAAAATACGAACTTCTCACCGTTTCGAATTCAAAAAATCCCGTTCATACCGCAGGCGGACTGACGATCGTCCCAGACGCCGCGCTGAAAGAGATCAACGGAAACAGCGTCTCCGCCTTGCTGCTGATCGGCGGAGACGCGTGGCTGAAAGAAGAACAAAAAGAAGCGCTCGATCTAGCGGCCGCTCTGGTCGAAAAAAACGCCGTAGTCGCGGCGATCTGCGGCGCGACATTGGGATTGGCCGAGCGAGGGATCCTGAACGACAGGGAGCATACCAGCAACTCGCCGTCCTTCCTGAGCGGACTGGCTAAGAATTACGGCGGCCTGGCTCATTACAGGCACGTCCCGGCCGTTTGCGACGGGAATCTGATAACGGCCGGCTCGGCAGGCTCCCTGCTCTGGGCAAGATATATCATCGAACGGTTGGGCCTCTATTCGCCAGCGACCGTAAGCGCGTGGTACGACTATTTTTCTACCGGAGAACCCGAATACTTCGCCGCGTTGATGAAGTCTTTCGAAAGGTAA
- a CDS encoding ABC transporter permease, with the protein MSRRIFAKRCVLPALLYALWWWGSARQWWSSYVLPSPAQVWRAFWSMTCSGALLGDLWASVRRVAVGFSISFALAFALGLASIWTRRTEYYGHLVEFLRHVPPLSLIPLLILWFGIGEKSKTVLIVLATFFPIYMSVHKGFVTANRKLMEVGRTMGFSKWRLFSRIMFPCAVPDILVGMRIGIGYSWRAIISAEMIAAASGLGYMILDAQQMSRSDKVVAGVFVIGLVGYLTDAALAALIARVAPGAGGDGVG; encoded by the coding sequence ATGAGCCGTCGGATTTTCGCCAAGCGCTGCGTCCTGCCGGCGCTGCTGTACGCGCTCTGGTGGTGGGGGAGCGCCCGTCAGTGGTGGAGTTCGTACGTGCTGCCGTCGCCCGCGCAGGTGTGGCGCGCCTTCTGGTCGATGACATGCAGCGGCGCGTTGCTCGGCGATCTATGGGCCAGCGTGCGCCGCGTTGCCGTCGGCTTTTCCATCTCCTTTGCCTTGGCGTTCGCGTTGGGGTTGGCGTCGATCTGGACGCGGCGCACCGAGTACTACGGGCACCTCGTCGAGTTCTTGCGCCACGTGCCGCCGCTCAGTCTGATCCCGCTGCTGATCCTCTGGTTCGGCATCGGCGAAAAGTCCAAGACCGTGCTGATCGTGCTGGCGACGTTTTTCCCCATCTACATGAGCGTCCACAAGGGGTTCGTCACCGCCAACAGGAAGCTGATGGAGGTGGGGCGCACGATGGGATTCTCCAAATGGCGGCTGTTCTCGCGCATCATGTTTCCCTGCGCCGTGCCCGACATTCTCGTGGGCATGCGCATCGGCATCGGCTACAGCTGGCGCGCCATCATCAGCGCGGAGATGATCGCCGCCGCCAGCGGACTCGGCTATATGATCCTCGACGCCCAGCAGATGTCGCGTTCCGACAAAGTCGTGGCCGGCGTCTTCGTGATCGGCCTCGTCGGTTATCTGACCGACGCGGCGCTGGCGGCGCTGATCGCCCGCGTCGCGCCCGGAGCGGGAGGCGACGGCGTTGGCTAA
- a CDS encoding chromate transporter: MKKPGILLRLLLVFMKVGFFTFGGGYAMISLIEHLCVEREGWITHDEMMNVVVIAESTPGPIAINCATFVGYRQAGLSGTLAATLGIVLPSFAVIYLIASRFDRFLAIRAVSSAFRGIKLSVGLLVLDAGIRMVRKMPKKARPRLFMAGAFLTMGASEIFALKISSIALLSCAALLSLALFSAGNLLRAGREEK, from the coding sequence ATGAAAAAGCCCGGCATTCTGCTCAGGCTGCTGCTCGTCTTCATGAAAGTCGGTTTTTTCACGTTTGGCGGCGGCTATGCCATGATCTCTCTGATTGAACATCTCTGCGTCGAGCGGGAAGGCTGGATCACTCACGACGAGATGATGAACGTCGTCGTCATCGCCGAGTCGACGCCCGGACCGATCGCCATCAACTGCGCCACCTTCGTCGGTTACCGCCAGGCCGGTCTGAGCGGCACGCTGGCGGCGACGCTGGGAATCGTGCTGCCGTCTTTTGCGGTGATCTATCTCATCGCCTCCCGCTTCGACCGCTTTCTCGCGATACGAGCCGTGTCGTCCGCGTTTCGGGGCATCAAGCTGTCTGTCGGCCTTCTTGTTTTGGACGCGGGGATCCGCATGGTCCGGAAGATGCCGAAAAAGGCGCGCCCCCGCCTGTTCATGGCCGGCGCGTTCTTAACCATGGGAGCGTCGGAAATTTTCGCGCTGAAAATTTCTTCGATCGCGCTCCTGTCGTGCGCCGCTCTGCTGAGCCTCGCGCTGTTTTCAGCGGGAAACCTTCTCCGCGCCGGGAGAGAAGAAAAATGA
- a CDS encoding HAD-IA family hydrolase encodes MRPAREYRNIVFDMGHVLSEYDSRRAIARFTDDEAVIKEIRYVLYCSCEWQMLDAGLIDEDTALRYTLRRLSSDAVREIARKSFEHWEDYNLWPKPGMEEVVKAVKARGQNVYVLSNAGMRLTQCWRRVLPCPDLYDGVVFSAPERCVKPQKWIYRLFFERYGLDPADCLFIDDLTWNVQGAVDCGMDAWQFASGDVAELRRVLELD; translated from the coding sequence ATGAGGCCCGCCAGGGAATACCGCAACATCGTTTTCGACATGGGACACGTGCTGTCCGAGTACGACTCGCGCCGCGCCATCGCGCGGTTCACGGACGACGAGGCCGTGATCAAGGAGATCCGTTACGTGCTGTACTGCTCCTGCGAGTGGCAGATGCTCGATGCGGGGCTCATCGACGAGGATACGGCGCTGCGGTACACGCTGCGCCGCCTCAGCTCCGACGCCGTGCGAGAGATCGCGCGGAAAAGCTTCGAGCACTGGGAGGATTACAACCTGTGGCCCAAGCCCGGCATGGAAGAAGTGGTCAAAGCCGTCAAAGCACGCGGCCAGAACGTCTACGTGCTTTCCAACGCGGGGATGCGCCTGACGCAGTGCTGGCGGCGCGTGCTGCCCTGCCCGGATCTGTACGACGGCGTCGTCTTCTCCGCGCCGGAACGGTGCGTCAAGCCGCAGAAATGGATCTATCGGCTTTTTTTCGAGCGCTACGGCCTGGACCCGGCCGACTGCCTCTTCATCGACGACCTGACATGGAACGTGCAGGGGGCCGTCGACTGCGGCATGGACGCCTGGCAGTTCGCCAGCGGCGACGTGGCCGAGCTGCGCCGCGTGCTGGAGCTGGACTGA
- a CDS encoding VOC family protein yields the protein MRIMDFDHLVLTTADLESCRRFYCGALGMEYRERDGRGAFHFGARKINVHTRPAEFLPAAERPLPGSLDFCLITTDDIETVKAELVAKGVSIVAGVVDRNGARGPMRSVYARDPDGNLVEIAQYAHR from the coding sequence ATGCGCATCATGGACTTTGATCATCTCGTTCTCACCACGGCCGACCTCGAATCCTGCCGCCGCTTCTACTGCGGCGCGCTCGGCATGGAGTATCGCGAGAGGGACGGCCGCGGTGCCTTCCATTTCGGCGCCCGCAAGATCAACGTTCACACCCGCCCCGCCGAGTTCCTGCCGGCGGCGGAACGTCCCCTCCCCGGCAGCCTCGACTTCTGCCTGATCACGACGGACGACATCGAAACCGTCAAAGCCGAACTCGTCGCCAAAGGCGTGTCCATCGTCGCGGGCGTTGTCGACAGGAACGGCGCCCGCGGTCCGATGCGGAGCGTTTACGCGCGCGACCCCGACGGCAATCTCGTAGAGATCGCCCAGTACGCTCATCGATAA
- a CDS encoding chromate transporter, whose amino-acid sequence MILADLLCAFLKVGFFAFGGAYGAIPLIRDVVLSYGWLSEERLSYWIAVSESTPGPIMVNLATCVGSQQASIPGALVATAAVVLPSFVMILLVMGFFSAAFRNRRFQAVLSGLKPAVIGIVLAAGVSMTVHNCLHKEAGGADVKAMALSALLAAAFFFPILPHRRRISPIALIILSAFLGIAAYGS is encoded by the coding sequence ATGATCCTTGCCGATCTGCTGTGCGCTTTTCTCAAGGTGGGCTTTTTCGCTTTCGGCGGCGCCTACGGAGCCATCCCTCTCATCCGCGACGTCGTTCTGTCTTACGGCTGGCTCAGCGAGGAGCGACTGAGCTACTGGATCGCCGTCAGCGAAAGCACGCCCGGCCCCATTATGGTCAATCTGGCGACCTGCGTCGGCAGCCAACAGGCCAGCATTCCGGGAGCGCTTGTCGCCACTGCCGCCGTCGTGCTGCCGTCTTTCGTCATGATCCTGCTGGTCATGGGCTTCTTCAGCGCCGCGTTCCGCAACCGACGTTTCCAGGCCGTCCTATCCGGCCTGAAACCGGCCGTGATCGGCATCGTCCTCGCGGCCGGCGTCAGCATGACCGTTCATAACTGCCTGCACAAGGAGGCGGGCGGAGCCGACGTAAAGGCCATGGCTCTTTCGGCCCTTTTGGCGGCAGCGTTTTTCTTCCCCATCCTGCCGCATCGGCGGAGAATATCGCCGATCGCGCTGATCATTCTGTCAGCCTTCCTCGGCATCGCCGCATACGGATCCTGA
- the ygiD gene encoding 4,5-DOPA dioxygenase extradiol, giving the protein MKRMPAVFLGHGDPMIALADNELTRRFRALGERIVAGFGRPKAILAVSAHWYNARTFVQTDPEPRQVYDMTGFPKELYELKYPVRGDAGLSARVLAAPGLDARVDDSWGVDHGVWSVLVHVFPEADVPVVQLSVNRFLDASASYEAGKKLAFLRDEGYLILASGNVVHNLRRVDWDNPAGTPEADAFDEWIRAQVGARRDDAVIDYRSHEDAAYAVPSPDHFLPLLYALGASAGEKPCVFNAVRTLAAISMTSYAFGMDA; this is encoded by the coding sequence ATGAAACGAATGCCCGCGGTTTTCCTCGGTCACGGCGATCCGATGATCGCGCTGGCCGACAACGAGCTGACGCGCCGCTTCCGCGCGCTGGGGGAGCGGATCGTCGCCGGATTCGGCAGGCCGAAAGCGATCCTGGCGGTCTCCGCCCATTGGTACAACGCGCGCACGTTCGTGCAGACCGATCCCGAGCCGCGTCAGGTCTACGACATGACGGGCTTTCCGAAAGAATTGTACGAGCTGAAGTACCCCGTCCGCGGCGACGCGGGGCTGAGCGCCCGCGTGCTGGCCGCGCCGGGGCTCGACGCGCGCGTCGACGACAGCTGGGGCGTCGACCACGGCGTGTGGTCGGTGCTGGTGCACGTGTTCCCCGAAGCCGACGTGCCGGTGGTGCAGCTGAGCGTGAACCGCTTTCTGGACGCATCGGCGTCCTACGAAGCCGGCAAAAAGCTGGCCTTCCTGCGCGACGAGGGTTATCTGATCCTCGCCAGCGGCAACGTGGTGCACAATCTGCGCCGCGTGGACTGGGACAACCCCGCCGGAACGCCCGAGGCGGACGCTTTCGACGAGTGGATCCGCGCGCAGGTGGGAGCGCGACGCGACGACGCCGTGATCGATTACAGGAGCCACGAGGACGCGGCCTACGCCGTTCCGTCGCCCGATCACTTCCTGCCGCTGCTTTACGCGCTGGGCGCGTCGGCCGGCGAAAAACCCTGCGTGTTCAACGCCGTGCGCACGCTGGCCGCCATTTCGATGACCAGCTATGCTTTCGGCATGGATGCTTGA
- the dpaL gene encoding diaminopropionate ammonia-lyase, whose product MEALFKAVHYERGAGAAAAEQFGPAQAEKVRAFHRSFPEYAPTPLADLPHLARELGIASLHVKDESYRFGLNAFKVLGGSYCLGRCVAERLGLDPDSLTFAELTSPEVLAKIDGSTFVTATDGNHGRGVAWTAAKLKQRCVVYMPKGSAAERLENIRRTGADASITEFNYNDTVALARDTAAKNGWTLVQDTSWPGYEEIPLRIMQGYLTMTLETAEQLGGKKPTHVFLQAGVGSMPAAAAAFFANLYGAERPIVTIVESNQADCIYRTAAARDGKIHAVNGDMRTIMAGLACGVPGMTAWELLRRCADNFVSMPDYPAAQGMRILGAPLPGDPRVISGESGASAFGLVTEVLRSPGLKWLKEQLRLDENSRVLCFSTEGATDRANYRRIVWDGAFARDRSVS is encoded by the coding sequence ATGGAGGCACTGTTCAAGGCGGTTCATTACGAGCGCGGCGCCGGCGCCGCGGCGGCGGAACAATTCGGTCCGGCTCAGGCCGAGAAGGTGCGCGCCTTCCACCGCAGCTTTCCCGAGTACGCCCCCACGCCGCTGGCCGACCTGCCGCATCTGGCGCGCGAACTGGGGATCGCTTCGCTGCACGTCAAAGATGAAAGCTACCGCTTCGGCCTCAACGCTTTCAAAGTGCTCGGCGGCAGCTACTGCCTCGGCCGCTGCGTCGCCGAACGGCTCGGGCTCGATCCCGATTCGCTGACCTTCGCGGAGCTGACCAGCCCCGAAGTGCTGGCGAAGATCGACGGCTCCACCTTCGTCACCGCCACCGACGGCAACCACGGCCGCGGCGTGGCCTGGACGGCCGCCAAGCTGAAACAGCGTTGCGTCGTTTACATGCCCAAGGGCAGCGCCGCCGAGCGCCTCGAGAACATCCGCAGGACAGGCGCCGACGCGTCGATTACGGAATTCAATTACAACGATACCGTGGCGCTGGCCCGCGATACCGCCGCGAAGAACGGCTGGACGCTGGTGCAGGACACTTCCTGGCCGGGCTACGAGGAGATCCCTCTGCGGATCATGCAGGGCTATCTGACCATGACGCTGGAGACGGCGGAGCAGCTGGGCGGCAAAAAGCCCACGCACGTGTTCCTGCAGGCCGGCGTCGGTTCCATGCCGGCCGCGGCGGCGGCGTTCTTCGCCAATCTGTACGGCGCGGAACGCCCGATCGTCACCATCGTCGAGTCGAATCAGGCCGACTGCATCTACCGCACCGCCGCGGCGCGGGACGGCAAGATCCATGCCGTAAACGGCGACATGCGCACGATCATGGCCGGGCTGGCCTGCGGCGTGCCGGGCATGACGGCCTGGGAGCTGCTGCGGCGCTGCGCCGACAACTTCGTCTCCATGCCCGACTACCCGGCCGCGCAGGGTATGCGCATCCTCGGCGCGCCGCTGCCCGGCGATCCGCGCGTGATCTCCGGCGAAAGCGGCGCTTCCGCCTTCGGCCTGGTGACCGAGGTCCTGCGCAGCCCCGGGCTGAAATGGCTCAAGGAGCAGCTGCGCCTCGACGAAAACTCGCGCGTGCTCTGCTTTTCCACCGAAGGCGCTACCGACCGCGCCAACTACCGCCGCATCGTCTGGGACGGCGCGTTTGCGCGGGACCGTTCGGTTTCTTGA